From Micromonospora rifamycinica, a single genomic window includes:
- a CDS encoding helix-turn-helix domain-containing protein translates to MVRLPLTPAEVARGQRLGALLRRARGQRSMLTTALAAGLSPETLRKIESGRVATPAFPTIAVLADVLGLSLDAVWSEINRSDGAVDLAGPARDPGQRLAS, encoded by the coding sequence ATGGTCAGGTTGCCGCTCACTCCCGCAGAGGTGGCACGCGGACAGCGCCTCGGTGCCCTGCTGCGCCGCGCCCGGGGCCAGCGCTCGATGCTCACCACCGCCCTGGCCGCCGGGCTCTCCCCGGAGACGCTCCGGAAGATCGAGTCCGGCCGGGTGGCCACCCCGGCCTTCCCGACCATCGCGGTCCTCGCCGACGTGCTCGGCCTCTCCCTCGACGCGGTCTGGTCGGAGATCAACCGGTCCGACGGCGCGGTCGACCTCGCCGGCCCGGCCCGTGACCCCGGCCAGCGGCTGGCCTCGTAG
- a CDS encoding ATP-binding protein, whose product MTGGRDRDAGFPDPPADPHRTTPRAGTAPPAGTTPPAGAVPPNDTVDPDAPPAFRAALAADPAQLSPTREALRAWLTTLGAGEADVEVALIAVGEACANAIEHGYRFAAGSTVLVRGRLRGDRLEIEVSDTGGWRGPRPDGGDRGRGELIMTRLMDEARIDGTPEGTTVRLVKHLADLG is encoded by the coding sequence GTGACGGGTGGACGCGACAGGGACGCGGGCTTCCCGGACCCGCCGGCCGACCCACACCGCACCACCCCGCGAGCCGGCACCGCACCGCCCGCCGGCACCACACCACCGGCCGGTGCCGTACCGCCGAACGACACGGTGGACCCTGACGCGCCACCGGCGTTCCGGGCCGCGCTGGCCGCCGACCCGGCGCAGCTCTCCCCCACCCGGGAGGCGCTGCGGGCGTGGCTGACCACGCTCGGCGCGGGCGAGGCGGACGTGGAGGTGGCGCTGATCGCCGTCGGTGAGGCGTGTGCCAACGCCATCGAGCACGGCTACCGGTTCGCCGCCGGGTCGACCGTCCTGGTGCGGGGACGGCTGCGCGGCGACCGGCTGGAGATCGAGGTCTCCGACACCGGCGGCTGGCGGGGGCCCCGCCCGGACGGCGGAGACCGGGGTCGGGGTGAGTTGATCATGACGCGGCTGATGGACGAGGCACGCATCGACGGCACACCCGAGGGGACGACGGTACGGCTGGTCAAGCACCTCGCCGACCTGGGATGA
- a CDS encoding HD domain-containing protein, whose amino-acid sequence MEFPPYLATMPLHAITELHGEPGLLARFRLELPAFPAAEQDRLATALDLAAELHREDRRSREPYLNHLLRVSIRMIHHYRVRDADVIVAGLLHDAVEDHPGELAGAGAADPTAAALATLTDRFGARVSRLVAAVTNPVYDPERDPHVQYREHVAASLDREPWARVIKISDFTDNGVGVVYAVGPKVARSAAKYRPLVPVFRELIARPDTPLSAPVKRHIFAQLDLAEERFSAILDHAG is encoded by the coding sequence ATGGAGTTCCCGCCGTACCTCGCCACCATGCCGCTGCACGCGATCACCGAGCTGCACGGTGAGCCGGGTCTGCTGGCCCGGTTCCGGCTGGAGCTGCCGGCCTTCCCGGCGGCCGAGCAGGACCGGCTGGCCACCGCCCTGGACCTCGCCGCCGAGCTGCACCGCGAGGACCGCCGGTCCCGGGAGCCGTACCTCAACCATCTGTTGCGGGTGTCGATCCGGATGATCCACCACTACCGGGTGCGCGACGCCGACGTGATCGTCGCCGGGCTGCTGCACGACGCGGTGGAGGACCACCCGGGGGAGCTGGCCGGCGCCGGGGCCGCCGACCCGACGGCGGCCGCGCTGGCCACCCTGACCGACCGGTTCGGGGCGCGGGTGTCCCGGCTGGTCGCCGCGGTCACCAATCCGGTGTACGACCCGGAGCGGGATCCGCACGTGCAGTACCGCGAGCACGTCGCGGCCAGCCTGGACCGGGAGCCGTGGGCCCGGGTCATCAAGATCTCCGACTTCACCGACAATGGCGTGGGGGTGGTCTACGCGGTCGGGCCGAAGGTGGCCCGCTCGGCGGCGAAGTACCGGCCACTGGTGCCGGTCTTCCGGGAGCTGATCGCCCGACCGGACACCCCGCTGTCGGCACCGGTGAAGCGGCACATCTTCGCCCAGCTCGACCTGGCCGAGGAGCGCTTCAGCGCGATCCTCGACCACGCCGGCTGA
- a CDS encoding barstar family protein — MTGQRQPGWLRVTDETPPSGAPTPSVTVAGAVARTRATLFDALTDALDLPGHFGRNWDALADVLADRLDVGPLTLEVTEAGLLLADEPPGQLGTLLDVVGGVSAGAREPVRLVLRDTPQRLPALRDRLAAVLGGCGVAVSPRA, encoded by the coding sequence GCGCCAGCCCGGGTGGCTGCGGGTGACCGACGAGACACCACCGTCGGGAGCGCCGACGCCGTCGGTCACCGTGGCCGGGGCGGTGGCCCGTACCCGCGCCACGCTGTTCGACGCCCTCACCGACGCCCTCGACCTGCCCGGACACTTCGGCCGGAACTGGGACGCGCTCGCCGACGTGCTGGCCGACCGGCTCGACGTCGGCCCGCTCACCCTGGAGGTGACCGAGGCGGGCCTGTTGCTGGCCGACGAGCCGCCCGGCCAACTCGGCACGCTGCTCGACGTGGTCGGCGGGGTCTCGGCCGGTGCCCGGGAGCCGGTCCGGCTGGTGTTGCGGGACACCCCGCAGCGGCTGCCCGCCCTGCGGGACCGGCTCGCCGCCGTGCTCGGCGGGTGCGGGGTGGCCGTCTCACCTCGCGCCTGA